Within Alcaligenes sp. SDU_A2, the genomic segment TCTCCGCAGTAAAAAGATTCAAGCCGAAACGCACCGGCCGCTCGGCCAGTACCCGGCTACGGCCTTGGCCCAGCCATGTGTTGCATCCCAGCCGCTGCCAGCCCCGGCCCAGACAGGCACCCTGGCGCTGCTGCGGCTCCAGCCACAATTGCAGCTCACACTGCAGCGGGGCGCTCAAATACCAGGCCACGGTGCGGCTGAGCCGATCAAACAGCGGCGCGCCGGGCAATAAGTCATGAAACAAATCTGCCTGCAAAGGGCCAATTTCAATATCGGCATTGCCGGCGCAATCGCGCACCTGCTCGCCCAGCACACTGTCCTGACCCAGGCTGCAGGCCTGCCCGCCCAAACGGCTGCGGTACACCGGAGCGATGCGCACAAAGCGCGACGCACACGGATGCACCCGAACCGGCAACCCGCCCAACATGCCCGCCAGCAAACTTTGCAAGCCCAGGGCGGAGCGCGACTTCATGCCCAGATTGCCGGCAAAGGGCAACAGCGCCTGCGCATCGTCCTGGCGTTCGGGCGCTTCGCGCAAGCCCACCAGGGCATACAACTGGCGCAGGCGCTGGCCATCGCGGCGCTCGTGCACCGCCAGCCAGATCCGATACTTTTCCCAGGCCTGATACAGCAGCGGGTACAAGGCCGCATGCACAATATCGACAAAGTCGCGCCGGGCCGAATAGCCCTGCATTGCTTCCTGGATCAGGTCTTCGGTATAAAACGTCGGCAGCGGCGAGGTCACGCCATACAAGCCAAAGAAATTGGCTTCGATATGAAAGCGTCCGTCGTCACTGCGTTGAACGTCGGCCAGATCCGACTCGGGGAAGGCCAGCGTCAGGGCGGGCCGGATACGCAGACGCTCGCGCAGCGCCGCGTCGTCCCCCAGATGCTGACGCAGCAAGCGCGCCGCCTGGAAAAAACTGTATTGCGGGGCCTGGGCCTGCAGATCCTGCAGCAGGCGGGCACCTACAACAGGCGTTGCTGACCGATCTGCGCTGGCCATTGCAGCGTCTCCCCATGGACAGTGTCATGCAGCGTCAAGGCGATGAAGGTATTCATCGTGGCGCAGCCGGACAGAAATTCGTTCAGGACCGAACCGAACAGATACAGACTGCCGGGGCCGGAAAAGTGGTCCCCCGCGCACTCGATGCGCACCGCGCTGCCCTGCACGGGCATGCCGCGCACCATACGGCGCTGGCTTTGAACCTGAACCTGCTGAATGGATTCGATCTGGCGCAAACCGGCAGCCCTCTGCCCGGACTCCCCGCGCTGTTCGGGTAAGTACAGCAACAGCAATTTGCGCAGACTCTCGGCGCTGGACAGCGCCATCTGATTAGCCTGCATATGCGAGAGCACGCGCCAGAGCAAGTCCTGCGCCAGATACGGTTCGCGATAAGGCGTCACACCGGTGATATTGGAAAACATCACCCTGGCCGGCGAACGGTCGGTCGCCTCGCAGATCTCGCCCAGGCGCAGATCATCCGGCCCGCTGCCGTCGGTGCAGCTTAGGCGCAGCGACAAGACCTGCTCGCCATCCTGCGCCAGGCCCGCGCCCGGCAGGCTTAAATAATGTTCACAACCCGAACCCAATGCCGACGGGCGTACGCGTATATGGTAGGACTGGGCACCGGGCACGCAGTCGCTGGCCGGCTGATAGTCTTGTTCCTGCCCATCGGCGCTGCGCAAATCTACCCGATCCACACTGTAGATCTGCGCGCCATGACGCCCGGTCACCGGCCGGATACGATATTCCGGCTGCCGGTGGTCCACATACAAAGGCTGGCCATCCAGCGGATACAAATTGACGGCTGGGCTCGCATGCAAGACAAAATTGTCCACACTAACCTCCGGTGCCCAATCCGGCAGACGGTCGAACTCAAAACGCAGCACCAGCCGAGTGCCCTGGCGGGCACGCCAGCGCTCCAGCCCCGTCAGCTCCAGAAAACGCAGCTTTTCGGGCAGAGAAAAATATTCATGCAAAATCCGCCAGGCCGGATGCGCGCCTGCCGGCCAGGGCAATAAAGGATAGGCCGGATCAAAACCGAACGGATGCAGGCAGGCCGGCTCCAGACGCACCATGCCGCTCTCGGGCGAGCCGACCAAAATAGCGCGCGTATCGCGCATCAGAATCCGAAACAGGCCGCTGGCCACCGTGTCGCTGCCACCCAGCCACAGACGCAAAGCGTTCCCTTGCCACTGGGCCGCATCCAGCCCGGTCAGGGCCAGCTCCAGCACCAGCGCCGGTACCTGACTGGCGCGTTGACCGGCGTCCCAGTACGCCTGTTCCAGCCGCAAGGGCTCGACCGCCACCGGGTAAATCGCATTGAATACAGCGCGTTCGCCCTGCTCGCCCGACGAGGTGAACGTCGTGCCGACCGGCACCTGCAAGGTCTCGCCCGTCACGCTGCGGGGGCTGTACTGCATAATGGTCATGCACGGCACAGGACGCAGGAACTGGGGAAACATCAATTGCGCCAGGCTTTGCACAAACTCGGGAAAATCGTCGTCCAGCCGCTGGCGCACCAGCCCGGTCATGAAGGCCACGCCTTCGAGCAAGCGCTCTACATCGGCATCGACCGCGGCTGCACTGCCCAGCAACGGTGCCAAGGCCGGATTGCGACGACCGAATTCAGCCGCCAAGGAGCGCAGATTGTGCAGTTCCTGTTCGTAGTATCGATTCAACATTCCCATTTCCCTGGAGCACGCGCGACCGCCGGCAGGTAGGTCATTGCGCTTGCAAAGACACCCGGCCGGACGAGGAAATCGACGTGGCCAGCCGTATCGGCAGCTCGTGGTCGTCTACCTGCACCACGCCTTCAAGCGAAAAGCTCAAGGACAGCACCTCACTGCCCTGCTCGCTGACCTGCACTTTGGGCGCTTTCAGACGTGGCTCGTAGCGCTCGATCATGCGTGTAATGCTGTCGATGATCTCGCGCGTGGACCCGGTGCTGAAGGAGCCGGCCAGATTAGTGAAATCCGGCACCCCGAACTCCGGGTCCAGCGGCACGCTGCCGCGCCGGGTATTCAGGATGCGCTGCAGATGCTCGCGTATCGAGACCACCAGCACCTGGGCACGTGTAGCCTGGGTCTGGATCTGCCCCGTCTCCAGCGCGGCAATACGCTCAAGCAGACGCAACTCGCGCATCCCTTTTCCCCTTTACTTTGGCGTGAGCCAGGAGTCTTCGGCCTCGATGCCGTCCGGCTCCCATGTCCAGACGATTTTCTCGTAGGTCAGGGCGATGTCTTCCATATGGCCGAACTGGCGGTTCTCGGGAGCCAGGCAGTTAGGCACCCAGGTACGCGAACTGGTCACCACGGCCTTTTCCAGACGGATGGTGTAGTACTTTTCTTCCGTGCCTTTAGGGCTGATCCGGTAAAATTCCAGCTCGACTTTGCTCAGCTGTTCGCCCGAGCACTGTGCCTGGAAGATCTTGGGCGAAGATTTGTCGATTTCCTTGGTCAAGGTAATGCCCAGGTGCTGGCGCTTGCCCGAAGGCAGGCCCGTTTGCGGGCTCTTGGGCAGTTCAATACGATGATCGACGGCCTGAATCAGAATCTTGCCGCTGTGGCCCTGAACTTCGCAGGACCCTTCGATCTTGCCCTGGGTTTCGCCTTCAAGCGTGAGATAGCATGGCATAGGCATGGTAAATTACTCCTGTTGTTAACTGACTGTGTGATGACATAAGCAGTAGTTGCCAATACCGGATACACCACGACGCCTGGCTGGCGTCGCGCCGGTGCCTCAAGGCGGCGATCCTGTGTCAGCAGGATCGCCCGCCCTCAAACTCAGTTTTTGTCCAGCTTGCCCACCAGCGACAGCGTGAACGATGCGCCCATGTACTTGAAGTGCGGACGCACTTTCAAGCCCACGCGGTACCAGCCTGGATCGCCTTCCACATCCGACACCGTTACCTCGGCCTGCCGCAAGGGCCGGCGGCTGCGCACGCCGGCGCTGGGGTTGTCCATATCGGCCACGTACTGACGAATCCATTCGTTCAGCTCGGCCTCCAGGTCATTGCGCTCTTTCCAGGTGCCGATGTTCTCGCGCTGGATCACCTTGATGTAGTGCGCCAGGCGGCTGACCACATAGATGTATGGCAGTTGCGTGCCCAGCTTGTAGTTGGTCTCGGCCACCTTGCCTTCTTTGTTATTGCCAAAGAACTTGGGCTTTTGCGAGGAATTGGCCGAAAAGAAGGCCGCATTGTCCGTATTCTTGCGCATGGTCAGCGCGATAAAGCCCTGTTCGGCCAGCTCGAATTCGCGCCGTTCGGAGATCAGCACTTCGGTCGGAATCTTGGTCTGGGTCTCGCCCATTGCCTCGTAGTTGTAGATAGGCAGATCCTCGACCGCACCCCCGCCTTGCGGCCCGATGATATTGGCGCACCAGCGATAGCGGGCAAAACTGTCGGCCAGACGGTCGGCAAAGGAAAAAGCCGCATTGCCCCACAAGAAATTCTGGTTGCCGCCCGACACATCTTCGTTGTAATTGAAGGTCTTGGCCGGCACCGTGTCCTCGCCATAAGGCACGCGCAGCAAAAAGTGCGGCAGGGTCAGGCCCACGAAGCGGGCATCGTCGGACTGGCGGAACGCATTCCACTTGGTAAACTGCGGACCTTCAAAGACCGCGCTCAGGTCTTTCAGATTGGGCAGCGCCGAATAATTGTCCACGCCAAAAAACTGCGGACCGGCCGAGGCGATGAACGGCGCATGAGCCATAGCGGACACGCTGGCCAGCGACTGCAGCAGCTTGATGTCCTGCGTGCCGGGGCCGAACTCATAATTGCCGATGATCGAACCAAAGGGCTGACCGCCGAATTGCCCGAACTCAGCCGTGTAAACAGCGGTATACAAACCCGAGCGGGTGATGTCGGTGGCATCTTCAAAGTCTTCCAGCAGCGCCTGCTTGGACACGTTCAGGATGGCCAGCTTGTTGTTCTCGCGGAAATCCGTGCGGTCGACCAGGAATTTCAACCCCGTCCAGGCCGACTCCAGGCGCTGGAAATCGGCATGGTGCAAGATCTGGTCTACTTGACGGCACAGTTTGCGGTCCAGATTGGCAATCATCTCGTCAATCAGGCCCTGGCTGATCTTCTCGCTTTGGCGACCCGGTTCAAGCAACTCGGCCACAAACGCTTCCAGGCCCTGACGAGTAATCGAATACGCCTCGTCATCGGGCCGCAGGCGGGTCGATTCAATCAGCTCATCAAGCAGCGAGCCGCCTTCCTGAGCACCTTGCGCGGCCTGGGCCTGTTGTTCTGGTGTGTTTGCTGTCATGTTTTATTCCCCTTGCTTTTCCTGTACGCCCAACTCGGCCAGCAGGCGCTGGCGCGTGCCCTCGTCCTGCACCAAGCCCTGCAAACGCTTGCGAAAATCGGGCAGATTGCCCAGCGGCCCCTTCAAGGCCTTGAGCGCATCGCGCAAAGCAATCAGTTGGCGCAGTTCGGGCACCTGATCGACCAGCGCATCAGGCTGAAAATCGCGCATGGACTCAAAACGCAGGTCCACGGTCAGTTGATCGTCCGGGCCGGCCTGCTCGTTGAGCTTGTCCTGCACCAGCAATTTCAGAGACAGGTTCTGCGCCTTGAGCACTTCATTGAACGTGTCCTTGTCCACGCTGACCGGCACACGCGTATCCAATGGCGTGCTGTCCTCGCGCAAGGTGAAGTCGCCCAGCACCAATTGGCGAAACGGCAATTCCACCTGTTCCTGGGCATCGCCCGTAGCGGGCTTGTACACAATATTGACGCGCTCTTTCGGGGCGACGGAACCATCAGCAGCCATGTCTGTTTCTCCTGTTTAGAAAATCGGGGTCTCTTCTTTTATCGGGCACGCAGCAGTTGCTCCCCACCCGTCTTTAACCGCGCCAGCGCGCCATCCAGCAAACGCCGCGCGGCCTCGGCCTCGGCCCCGGCCGCCATCACCAAAGAGGCCAGGCCCAACACATCCAATCCCTCACTCTCCAACACCACCGCCTTGGCTGGCCCGGCGCTGATCGCCACAGGCGCAACCGGCTGCGCCCCGGACTCGTTCAGCCAGGCAAGCGTCTGTTCGTCGGCAAAGGGCCGCCCATCGCTAAAGGCCAGGCGCTCCAGGCCCGGCAAACGCTGCAACAGCGCTTGGGTTTCAGTCAGAATCGTCTGCGCACCCGCCTGCCCCTGGGGCAACGCTTGTGCCGCTTGATAAGCCAGACGATTCAAATCCAGCCAAAAACGCAAACGACCCAGACGCGACTCAGCAAAGCGCAAGATGGCCGCCGGGTCCTGAGCGTCACTCAAACGCTCCAGCACCGCCAGGTCCGCAACAGGCGGGGGAGCGACGCGCGTCACCCCTTCCTGGGCAAGCGGCAGGGTATCCAGAAACAGCCAGGCGCTCTGCCGATTCAAGCGCAGCAACCAGGGCGTGGCCAACAGTGCATCATCCAGGGTCAGCAAGGACTCCTGCATCGTGGCCACGCTGTGTTCCACATAGCGCTCCGCGCCGGCCACATCGCTTAGCGTCACGGCGGCAATGGCAACGGCTTTCTCGTTCACCGTATCGGCCGCAGGCGCAGTGGTCTTATCAGACTGCGCAGCAGGCGTTACTGGCGCGGCGATCTTGTCGGGCACGGCCACCGACTCGGCTGTCTGGGGCGTCAGGGCGGATTCGCCCGGCGGTTCAGCAACCGGGGAATCAGGAATGACAGATTCAGGCGCGGCATCCGTGCCGAATGTCTCGTCCTGGGCTGACGGCAACAGTTCCGCCAAACGCTTGCCCAGACGCCACCAGGCCGGCGGCTCGTCATCCCGAGCCTGCCAGAACGTATCCAGTTCATCACACAAAGCCAGAACCTGCTCACGCTGCTGCGGCTCCAGTCCCGCCCCGCTCCAATCCGGCTCGGACAGCACGGCCTCGCATTCGTCCAGCAACCACTGGACCTGATTGCGCCGTCCGCGCAGGCGCGCCGCCGCCGGACTCATGCTGTCCCAATGCAAGGTGTGCAGATCACGCAGCACCTGCAGGCCAGCCGCCAAGCCAGGCGCGCCATATTGATGCAGCCAGGCACCGCACAGCCAGGCACCCGCGCTCAGATCCTTGCCTTCTTTAGCCAATACCTGACCGGCCAGGGAAGCGACCAATGCCCAGTCCACGGACGTAGCGGCATGCATATCCACACGCTTGCCGATTTCGGCCTGAAGCGACGCAAAAGTCTCGCCGTCACGTGGCATCTGCCCATGAGGTTGTGCTTCGCTGATCGCTCGTGCGCCAAGCTGGCTATCCAACATCACTCCGTGCTCCCAGAGTCCGGTCACCGGATGAAGGGCGACCTGCTATTGATGCACGAAGTATAGAAATGCCATGTTTAATTACCGTCCAAAGATTTCCGTTACCTATCTGTTACACGGAACGGCACAATAAACACTATGTAAACGCCCTGCTTCTGGCGCTGTACACACCGAACAGCCAGAGGCACACTGCCGCAATGCCAGGCAGTCCCTACAGCGCGACCAGCCCTTGCAAGGATTCCACTCGTAGGATGCACAACTGACCACGCCGGTCCGATATCCAGCCCAGGCGTCGCCATTTTCCAAAAATACGACTTAATGTTTCAGCACGCATACCCAGCTTGACGGCAATTTGCGAATAACTCAGCGGCAGCACCACAGGCTGACTGCCTTGCGGCTTGCCCGCCCGTAACACATATTCGGCCAGCCGCTCCTCGGCCGAACTGGAAGTCAACCAATCAATCTGATCCGTATGATGACGAATCAGATGGGCGCTAAAGCTCAGGACCTGCACGGCAAAGCGTGCATCGTCACGGCACAAGCGCCGAAACGCCTCCCCATCGAGCAGGCAGCCTGTGCCGGCCGTGCACGCCCGCACGCTGTGCAAATGGCGGGGCGTGGTTTCAAACAGCGTAGCCACCGACAGCCATCCTCCCGGCCCCACGTGTCCAAACACTTTGTCACTGCCCTCGGCGGTATAGCGCAAGCCCTGCAAACGCCCTGCGCACACCAGCAGGCAGGCGCTGGCCGGCTGGCCTTCGGTAAACAGCAGATCGCCGGCCTCAAACCGTATCCAACGGCTGCGCTGTGCCAGTTCCAGCACGGCGTGTTCGCCCACCTCTGCGAACCACGGATGGCTGCGCAAGGCAGAAATCAACAAAGCGGAAGCTGAATTGACAATAGTCATTTGAAATACGTACCCAAACTTTTACAATGAATGCGATTGATTCTTATTTGTAATAATAACATTACGTCTGCGGGCACGGCTCACCGGCCGGCTTATGCAGACGGGCTCCCACATGGCTACCTTTTCTTTTTTCCGCACGGCGTTCGCGGCGGGATGGCTGTTGTCATCGGCTGCACAAGCGGCACCCATTCAGTTCACGGACATGCTGGGCAATACCGTGCAACTGGCCGGGCCGTCGCAACGGGCCGTTACCCTGCCCATGCCCGCCGCTTCATTGCTGATGTCGCTGGACGGCGGACCGAAACATCTGGCCGGCATGCATCCCAACGCCTACGGCGTCATGAAAGGCGGCCTATTGGCCCGTCTTTTCCCTGCTACCGCGCACCTACGCACCGACATCACCCGCTCCGGCTTTGCGCCCAATATCGAAACCCTGCTCCAGATCCAGCCCGACCTGGTCTGGCAGTGGGGGCATATGGGCCAGGATCTGATCGATCCGCTGCGCAATGCCGGCCTGCCTACCGCCGCCCTGCTGTACGGCGACGAATCCCAGACTCGCGAATGGATACGCCTGATCGGGCAGTCGCTGGGCCAGCAGGACCGCGCTCAGGCCCAGCTGCGCTGGCGCGAACAGGTGCGGGCCGACATCAGCGCCGTGGTGCGCCACATCCCGCCGCAACAGCGTCCCGGCGTGCTGTATCTGGCGCGACTGGAACCGCAACTGCGGGCCTCGGGCAGCGCAAGCAGCTTTGCCGATGACATCGCCCTGGCGGGGGGACGCAATGTCGCCCACACCCTGGGCAACGGCCAGACGGTGAACATCGAACAAATCATGGTCTGGGCACCCGATGTGATTTTGCTAAACAACTTCGAGCCCGGCCTGACCCCGGACACGCTCTATAACAATCCGCTGTTCGCCGATATTCCTGCGGTCCGCGCGCGCCGCGTCTACAAAGTGCCGCTGGGCGGCTACCCCTGGGACCCGCCCAGTCAGGAATCGCCGCTGTACTGGCAATGGCTAAGCCTGCTGCTGCATCCCGATCACTTCCATTGGCCACTGCGCGAGCACATGAGCCACGCCTACCGCACCCTGTACGGACACACCCCCGACCAGACGCAACTCGATGCCATCTTGCATTTAAAACAAAACCAACACAGCGCCAGCTATGAACGCTTCCACTAACACCCTGCCCACCGCCAACCGCCATCCTGCCCGGATGGGTGCCTGGCTGCTGATGGGGCTGGCTCTGCCCGCTTCCATGCTGGTCGCGCTCTGCATAGGCCGCTATCCGCTGACCTTACCCCAAGTGGGCAGTTCGCTGGCCGCACTGGCCCTGCCCGACAGTCTGAACGCCTGGCTCCCCGCCATCAGCGCGGCCGAACATCGCGTCGTCACCCAGGTGCGGCTGCCGCGCGTCTTGCTGTCTGTGCTGGCCGGCTCCAGTCTGGCGCTGTGCGGCGCGGCGTTGCAAGGCGCGTTTCGCAATCCGCTGGTCGGCCCGCAGATCCTGGGCATTTCCTCGGGCGCGGCCTTTGGCGGCTGCGCCGCCATTTTGCTGTTCTCCTCGCTCTGGGCTACGCTGGGACTGGCCTTTGCAGGCGGACTGCTGGCCGTGGCCGTGGTCTATCTGCTGGGCCGCTCCAAGGGGCGCACCACCATTTTGATGCTGGTGCTGGCCGGTATCGTGACCAGCGCGTTTTTCTCGGCGCTGATTTCCCTGGCCACCTACTTCGCCGACCCCAACGACAGCCTTCCGGCCATCGTATTCTGGCTGATGGGCAGCTTTGCCACCGCGTCCTACATCAAACTGGCCAGCGCCGCCCTGCCCATTCTGGCCGGCATGGGACTGCTGATGGCCTTGCGCTTTCGCATCAACATACTGTCGCTGGGCGACGAGCAGGCCAGCGCCCTGGGCATTGCCGTGGAGCCTTTGCGCTGGCTGCTGCTGATCTGCACCACACTGGTGGTGTCGGCCAGCGTGGCCGTCTCGGGCACGGTAGGCTGGGTAGGCCTGGTCGTGCCGCATATCGCCCGCATGCTGGTCGGACCGGACCACCGCGCCCTGCTACCAGCCAGCGCCCTGCTGGGCGGCACCTATATGGTCTGGGTAGACACCGTCGCGCGCAGCGCCACCAGCGCGGAAATCCCGCTGGGCGTCATCACCGCGCTGATCGGCGCACCGCTGTTTGCCTGGCTGCTGCGCCGCACCCAAGGCCAGGAGATGCGCCATGCTTGAACTAAACCATCTGGCCGTGCAGGCCGGCACGCGCCGCCTGCTCAGCGATCTGTCACTGCACCTGCCCAGCGGCTGCATCCTGGCCGTGCTGGGGCCCAATGGCCGCGGCAAGACCACCTTGCTGCGCACCATTCTGGGCCTGCAGGCACCGGCCGCCGGCTCAGTGCGCCTGCAAGGCCACGCCGCCTACGTGCCCCAACGCACCGATGCCCTGTTTTCCTACGATGTGCTGACCATGGTCACCATGGGACGCGCCCGCCATCTGCGCTGGTATGCCTCGCCCGGCCGGCAAGACCGGGACATTGCCCGCGCCTGCCTGCGCGCCGTGGAGCTGGAACATCTGGCCGAACGCCCTTTTCAGGCCCTGAGCGGCGGCGAGCAGCAACTGGCCTGCATCGCGCGCGCCATGGCCGGCGCCAGCCCCATCATCGTGCTGGACGAGCCCAGCGCCGCGCTGGACCTGTACAACCAGGACCTGATCCTGTCCTTGCTGCGCAAGCTGGCCCGCGAACAAGGCAAGACCATTGTGTTCTCCACCCACCAGCCGCAACACGCCCAGCACATTGCCGACCAGACCTTGCTGATGCATACCGACGCCTGCGAAGTGGGCCCCACGGCCAACATGTGCGTGGACGCCCGCCTAAGTCGCCTGTACCGCCTGCCCGTACGGGTCACCACCCTGGCCGAAGGCACCCACGGCGTCATCCCTGTTTTCCGCTGACACCCAAGACCATGACCTCCTTGATCGCCTATCTGAACCACTGGAGCGGCACCGGCCCCGCTGCCCTGACGGGCGGGCCTGCGCCACGCGCCCAGAGCCTTCCGCTTTACCACTTGCACGAACATAACCTGCACTCCTTTCGCGCCCTGCTGATTCCCGCCCATGCCGATCAACGCTACCTGCTCAGCCAGCGCAGCCGTCTGCAAGACTATCTGCTGGCCGGCGGCACCGTGGTCGTCAACGGCCACGTGGCCTACCCGTTTCTGTGCTGGCTGACGCCTTTTCAAGCCGGCACGGCCGGGGGCGTAGAGGGTCTGCGCGTGCATCGCGCCCAGCCGCACCCCATCTTCCAGGGCGTCGATCCCGACGAACTGACCTTTCGCCGCGGCGTAGCCGGTTTCTACGCCCGCGGGGCCAGCCCTGCCCCGATGGATGCCGTGGTGTTGAACACACTGGGCCCCGATCATCTGCCCATAGACTGGCTGCTGGCCCTGCCCGGGGGCGGACGCCTGCTGTGCCATTCAGGCAACGACTTGTGGATGTACGCCGGCAGCACCGACAGCGTCGGGCGCATCGTGCCGCAACTGTTCGACTGGCTGCAGGGAGACGCCGCATGACTCACCGCAGCCCTATCATCGCCGCGCTGGACGCCGGCACCTACTACCACCACCGCACACTGAACACACCCGCGCTGGCCCCCTTCATCGATCGCAGCATCTACATCCGCGAACTGAACGAACACGCTCTGGCCAACTGCGACGCGCTGATTGTCTGCTGCCGAACCCATCCTGATCTGCTGATGGCGCATCGGGACTGCTTTGCCCACTTTCTGGCGGCCGGCAAGACACTGGTCGCAATGGGCGAGACCGGATCGCATCGCTGGCTGGACTCGGTGTGCTGGAGCCCCTCGGAGGTGAACTTTTGGTGGTGGAAAGAACCCGGTGCCGACAGCGGCCTGCGTCTGGCCGCGCCGAACCACGACCTATTCAATTACCTGAGCCTGGCCGACGCCACCTGGCACCAGCACGGCAGCTTCACCCCACCGCCCGGTGCCGTATCCCTGATCGACAAGGTCGGTGCCGGCTCGGTGCTGTACGAAGACCGCTGCAGCACGCCGGGTCGCCTGATCGTGACCTCGCTGGACCCCATGTATCACCACGGCAGTTACTTCATGCCGGCCACCAGCCGCTTTCTGAACGGTTTTTTACCCTGGCTCAAGGCTTCCACGCCCATCACCGCATCGGCCTAGTCCGCCACCCGCTTTATCCACTCTTACTTCATTGTCTGTATGAAACGCTTTTATCTCTACGCCCCGCTGGTCAGCGCCGGCTTGCTCAGCGCCAGCCTGGGCGGAACCGCCCTGGCCGCGGACGTCACCCAACTGCCCTCCATCAAGATCACTGCGGACAAGCCCGACACGGACACCCGCCTGCATCCCAAAGGGGCGACGCCGCCCCGCGCCTCCATCGCCCACAGCGTCACTCAGGCGGTCAGCGTGGTAGAGCGCCAGGACATCGAACGTCTGAATACCTTGAGCACGCTGGATCTGCTCGAACGCATTCCCAATGCGACCGCCAGTCGCAGCGGCGGCATCGCCGGCACGGTCTTTCTGCGCGGACTGAACAGCAACGATATGCGCGTGCCCATGTTCATCGACGGCGAACGCTTCCGAGGCCGCAATACCCTGCAATTCATGCTCATCAGCCCGACCGAGATCGAACAGGTCGAAGTCATACGCGGCCCCAACTCCGCCCGCTTTGGCAGCGACGGCATGGGCGGCCTAATCAACTTCGTCACCAAACGGGCGCACGGCAATCTGACTCAGCCCTTCCAACTGAACGGCGGCGAATTTTCGGCCACCTACAACAGCAACGGCAATGGCGTGCAAAGCAGCGTGGCCCTGGAAGGTGCCGGGGACGGCTTTGATCTGCGCGTCTACGCCACCGGCCGTCGGGCGTCCAACTACAACAGCGCCGCCGGCGAAGTCCCGAACAGCGACTTTCGGGGCGGCGGCGCAGGCGTGGTGCTGGGCTATATGCCCAATGCCCGCCATCGCATCGAAGCCAGCGCCCGCGTGGCCTACATGAAAGACGGCGCAGCCGGCACTGTGCCGACCTACCCCGTCAGCTACAGCCGCCGCGATCCCTTGCGCGTCACGCAAGGGCGGCTGGCCTACACGGGCGAATTCGACGGTCTGGTCCAATCGCTCAAAGCCAGCCTGTATGTCAACCAGTTCGGCACCGTCATCGCCAACCACAACGAAAGCAACCCGGCACGTATCGTAGACCGACGCAATAACGTCATTGGCCCGCTGGTCTGGGGCGGCACGCTGGCAGCCACGCTGCCCTGGGCCGATACCCACACCACGGTGGGCCTGGACTTCATGCACGAACACCGGCCCGGCTCCGAAGCGCGCAGCAACACCACCGTACTGCGCCCCAACGGCAAGGCCGTCAGCAGCGGCACGGATTACAAAAAGAACGGCCCCGACCTGTTCCAGACCAATGTGGGAGCCTTCGTCACCACCGAATGGAAGCCGGCCCCAAAGTGGGCGGTCACCGCAGGCGGGCGTTTTGACTGGTTCAAGTCGGACGTAGAGCTGGACCCGCTGCCCTCGCCCAATCTGCTGCCCGCATTTCGCGCGGCCCAGAACAATACCGA encodes:
- a CDS encoding Crp/Fnr family transcriptional regulator; its protein translation is MTIVNSASALLISALRSHPWFAEVGEHAVLELAQRSRWIRFEAGDLLFTEGQPASACLLVCAGRLQGLRYTAEGSDKVFGHVGPGGWLSVATLFETTPRHLHSVRACTAGTGCLLDGEAFRRLCRDDARFAVQVLSFSAHLIRHHTDQIDWLTSSSAEERLAEYVLRAGKPQGSQPVVLPLSYSQIAVKLGMRAETLSRIFGKWRRLGWISDRRGQLCILRVESLQGLVAL
- a CDS encoding ABC transporter substrate-binding protein; this translates as MATFSFFRTAFAAGWLLSSAAQAAPIQFTDMLGNTVQLAGPSQRAVTLPMPAASLLMSLDGGPKHLAGMHPNAYGVMKGGLLARLFPATAHLRTDITRSGFAPNIETLLQIQPDLVWQWGHMGQDLIDPLRNAGLPTAALLYGDESQTREWIRLIGQSLGQQDRAQAQLRWREQVRADISAVVRHIPPQQRPGVLYLARLEPQLRASGSASSFADDIALAGGRNVAHTLGNGQTVNIEQIMVWAPDVILLNNFEPGLTPDTLYNNPLFADIPAVRARRVYKVPLGGYPWDPPSQESPLYWQWLSLLLHPDHFHWPLREHMSHAYRTLYGHTPDQTQLDAILHLKQNQHSASYERFH
- a CDS encoding FecCD family ABC transporter permease — encoded protein: MNASTNTLPTANRHPARMGAWLLMGLALPASMLVALCIGRYPLTLPQVGSSLAALALPDSLNAWLPAISAAEHRVVTQVRLPRVLLSVLAGSSLALCGAALQGAFRNPLVGPQILGISSGAAFGGCAAILLFSSLWATLGLAFAGGLLAVAVVYLLGRSKGRTTILMLVLAGIVTSAFFSALISLATYFADPNDSLPAIVFWLMGSFATASYIKLASAALPILAGMGLLMALRFRINILSLGDEQASALGIAVEPLRWLLLICTTLVVSASVAVSGTVGWVGLVVPHIARMLVGPDHRALLPASALLGGTYMVWVDTVARSATSAEIPLGVITALIGAPLFAWLLRRTQGQEMRHA
- a CDS encoding type VI secretion system domain-containing protein, which produces MLDSQLGARAISEAQPHGQMPRDGETFASLQAEIGKRVDMHAATSVDWALVASLAGQVLAKEGKDLSAGAWLCGAWLHQYGAPGLAAGLQVLRDLHTLHWDSMSPAAARLRGRRNQVQWLLDECEAVLSEPDWSGAGLEPQQREQVLALCDELDTFWQARDDEPPAWWRLGKRLAELLPSAQDETFGTDAAPESVIPDSPVAEPPGESALTPQTAESVAVPDKIAAPVTPAAQSDKTTAPAADTVNEKAVAIAAVTLSDVAGAERYVEHSVATMQESLLTLDDALLATPWLLRLNRQSAWLFLDTLPLAQEGVTRVAPPPVADLAVLERLSDAQDPAAILRFAESRLGRLRFWLDLNRLAYQAAQALPQGQAGAQTILTETQALLQRLPGLERLAFSDGRPFADEQTLAWLNESGAQPVAPVAISAGPAKAVVLESEGLDVLGLASLVMAAGAEAEAARRLLDGALARLKTGGEQLLRAR
- a CDS encoding ABC transporter ATP-binding protein, with the protein product MLELNHLAVQAGTRRLLSDLSLHLPSGCILAVLGPNGRGKTTLLRTILGLQAPAAGSVRLQGHAAYVPQRTDALFSYDVLTMVTMGRARHLRWYASPGRQDRDIARACLRAVELEHLAERPFQALSGGEQQLACIARAMAGASPIIVLDEPSAALDLYNQDLILSLLRKLAREQGKTIVFSTHQPQHAQHIADQTLLMHTDACEVGPTANMCVDARLSRLYRLPVRVTTLAEGTHGVIPVFR